One stretch of Anolis carolinensis isolate JA03-04 chromosome 3, rAnoCar3.1.pri, whole genome shotgun sequence DNA includes these proteins:
- the mccc1 gene encoding methylcrotonoyl-CoA carboxylase subunit alpha, mitochondrial isoform X1 — translation MAASEWQRKALRGLLRCPKWIWVTRARNYASATGRSNIEKVLVANRGEIACRVMRTARKMGVKSVAVYSDADRNSMHVAMADEAYCIGPAPSQQSYLAMEKIMQVAKKSAAQAVHPGYGFLSENTEFAELCNQEGIVFIGPPSSAIRDMGIKSTSKAIMSAAGVPVVEGYHGEDQSDKWLEEQARRIGYPVMIKAVRGGGGKGMRIALSDKEFQEQLESARREAKKSFNDDAMLIEKFVDNPRHVEVQVFGDHHGNAVYLFERDCSVQRRHQKIIEEAPGPGITPDVRRKLGEAAVKAAKAVNYVGAGTVEFIMDREHNFYFMEMNTRLQVEHPVTEMITGTDLVEWQLKIAAGEKIPLTQEEILLKGHAFEARIYAEDPDNNFMPGAGPLLHLSTPPSDSCTRIETGVRQGDEVSIHYDPMIAKLVVWAEDRQAALRKLRYCLQQYNIVGLNTNVNFLLNLAGHPEFEAGNVHTSFIPQHCDELFPAKGAISKASLCQAALGLILREKMMTDTFRLQSEDKFSPFASSSGRRLNIPYIRNLTLLDGENNVNMTVTYNHDGSYNMQIQDQSFHVSGSVSSDGGSDYIICSVNGVICKSMIVILDNSIHLFSPEGSERIGLPLPKYLSGTSAMGDQGGAVAPMTGTIEKVFVKAGDKVQVGDPLMVMIAMKMEHTIRAPKAGIIKKVLYQEGSQANRHAPLVELVEEELESK, via the exons ATGGCGGCGTCGGAGTGGCAGCGAAAGGCCCTGCGGGGTTTGCTTCGATGCCC AAAATGGATTTGGGTAACAAGAGCCAGAAATTATGCATCTGCAACTG gACGAAGTAATATTGAGAAGGTCCTTGTTGCAAATCGAGGTGAAATAGCATGCAGAGTAATGCGGACAGCTAGGAAGATGGGAGTGAAGTCAGTGGCCGTTTACAGTGATGCTGACAGGAACTCAATGCACGTGGCAATG GCAGATGAAGCATATTGCATTGGTCCAGCACCATCTCAGCAGAGCTATTTGGCCATGGAAAAGATAATGCAGGTGGCCAAAAAATCAGCAGCACAG GCCGTCCACCCAGGCTATGGCTTCCTCTCGGAAAACACTGAATTTGCAGAACTCTGCAACCAAGAAGGAATCGTTTTTATAGGACCCCCTTCATCTGCTATCAGAGATATGGGCATTAAGAG CACTTCCAAGGCCATTATGTCCGCTGCTGGGGTTCCTGTGGTCGAAGGCTATCATGGTGAAGATCAATCTGACAAGTGGTTGGAAGAGCAAGCCAGAAGGATTGGATATCCAGTCATGATCAAAGCAGTGCGAGGAGGTGGAGGAAAG GGTATGAGGATTGCTCTTTCAGATAAAGAATTTCAGGAACAATTAGAATCAGCCAGGAGAGAAGCAAAGAAGTCTTTCAACGATGATGCCATGTTGATAGAGAAGTTTGTAGATAATCCAAG GCATGTAGAAGTTCAAGTGTTTGGAGATCACCATGGCAATGCAGTCTACCTGTTTGAAAGAGACTGCAGTGTACAGAGAAGGCATCAGAAGATTATTGAGGAAGCTCCTGGG CCAGGAATTACACCTGACGTGCGACGGAAACTTGGAGAAGCAGCTGTAAAGGCAGCTAAAGCTGTGAATTACGTTGGAGCAG GAACTGTGGAATTTATAATGGATCGTGAACATAACTTTTATTTCATGGAAATGAACACCAGGCTGCAAGTGGAGCACCCAGTTACAGAAATGATTACAGGGACAGACTTAGTGGAGTGGCAGCTGAAG ATTGCTGCGGGAGAGAAGATTCCTTTGACTCAGGAAGAGATCTTGCTCAAGGGCCATGCCTTTGAAGCCAGGATCTATGCTGAAGATCCAGATAATAATTTCATGCCAGGGGCTGGACCCTTATTGCATTTGTCTACACCGCCTTCTGATAGCTGTACCAGGATAGAAACTGGGGTAAGACAAG GGGATGAGGTTTCCATACATTATGACCCAATGATTGCTAAATTGGTTGTCTGGGCTGAGGATCGTCAAGCGGCTTTGAGGAAATTAAGATATTGCCTTCAACAATATAAT ATTGTAGGGCTGAACACTAATGTTAATTTCTTATTGAATCTTGCGGGCCACCCAGAGTTTGAAGCCGGAAATGTTCACACCAGTTTTATCCCTCAACATTGCGATGAGCTCTTTCCAGCCAAAGGAGCCATATCAAAGGCATCCTTGTGTCAGGCAGCTCTTGGACTCATCCTGAGAGAGAAAATGATGACAGATACTTTCAGGCTTCAGTCAGAAG ATAAGTTCTCCCCATTTGCATCCAGCAGTGGTAGAAGACTAAACATACCTTACATTAGAAACTTGACTCTTCTAGATGGTGAAAATA atgtGAATATGACTGTTACCTACAATCATGATGGATCATACAACATGCAG ATACAGGACCAGTCTTTCCATGTTTCTGGAAGTGTTTCAAGCGATGGTGGTTCAGATTACATAATATGTTCAGTAAATGGAGTTATTTGTAAATCCATGATAGTAATTTTGGACAATTCCATTCACCTCTTCTCACCG GAAGGCAGTGAGCGGATTGGTCTTCCTTTGCCAAAATACCTCTCTGGAACAAGTGCCATGGGAGATCAGGGTGGGGCTGTGGCCCCTATGACAGGGACAATAGAAAAG
- the mccc1 gene encoding methylcrotonoyl-CoA carboxylase subunit alpha, mitochondrial isoform X2: MRTARKMGVKSVAVYSDADRNSMHVAMADEAYCIGPAPSQQSYLAMEKIMQVAKKSAAQAVHPGYGFLSENTEFAELCNQEGIVFIGPPSSAIRDMGIKSTSKAIMSAAGVPVVEGYHGEDQSDKWLEEQARRIGYPVMIKAVRGGGGKGMRIALSDKEFQEQLESARREAKKSFNDDAMLIEKFVDNPRHVEVQVFGDHHGNAVYLFERDCSVQRRHQKIIEEAPGPGITPDVRRKLGEAAVKAAKAVNYVGAGTVEFIMDREHNFYFMEMNTRLQVEHPVTEMITGTDLVEWQLKIAAGEKIPLTQEEILLKGHAFEARIYAEDPDNNFMPGAGPLLHLSTPPSDSCTRIETGVRQGDEVSIHYDPMIAKLVVWAEDRQAALRKLRYCLQQYNIVGLNTNVNFLLNLAGHPEFEAGNVHTSFIPQHCDELFPAKGAISKASLCQAALGLILREKMMTDTFRLQSEDKFSPFASSSGRRLNIPYIRNLTLLDGENNVNMTVTYNHDGSYNMQIQDQSFHVSGSVSSDGGSDYIICSVNGVICKSMIVILDNSIHLFSPEGSERIGLPLPKYLSGTSAMGDQGGAVAPMTGTIEKVFVKAGDKVQVGDPLMVMIAMKMEHTIRAPKAGIIKKVLYQEGSQANRHAPLVELVEEELESK, translated from the exons ATGCGGACAGCTAGGAAGATGGGAGTGAAGTCAGTGGCCGTTTACAGTGATGCTGACAGGAACTCAATGCACGTGGCAATG GCAGATGAAGCATATTGCATTGGTCCAGCACCATCTCAGCAGAGCTATTTGGCCATGGAAAAGATAATGCAGGTGGCCAAAAAATCAGCAGCACAG GCCGTCCACCCAGGCTATGGCTTCCTCTCGGAAAACACTGAATTTGCAGAACTCTGCAACCAAGAAGGAATCGTTTTTATAGGACCCCCTTCATCTGCTATCAGAGATATGGGCATTAAGAG CACTTCCAAGGCCATTATGTCCGCTGCTGGGGTTCCTGTGGTCGAAGGCTATCATGGTGAAGATCAATCTGACAAGTGGTTGGAAGAGCAAGCCAGAAGGATTGGATATCCAGTCATGATCAAAGCAGTGCGAGGAGGTGGAGGAAAG GGTATGAGGATTGCTCTTTCAGATAAAGAATTTCAGGAACAATTAGAATCAGCCAGGAGAGAAGCAAAGAAGTCTTTCAACGATGATGCCATGTTGATAGAGAAGTTTGTAGATAATCCAAG GCATGTAGAAGTTCAAGTGTTTGGAGATCACCATGGCAATGCAGTCTACCTGTTTGAAAGAGACTGCAGTGTACAGAGAAGGCATCAGAAGATTATTGAGGAAGCTCCTGGG CCAGGAATTACACCTGACGTGCGACGGAAACTTGGAGAAGCAGCTGTAAAGGCAGCTAAAGCTGTGAATTACGTTGGAGCAG GAACTGTGGAATTTATAATGGATCGTGAACATAACTTTTATTTCATGGAAATGAACACCAGGCTGCAAGTGGAGCACCCAGTTACAGAAATGATTACAGGGACAGACTTAGTGGAGTGGCAGCTGAAG ATTGCTGCGGGAGAGAAGATTCCTTTGACTCAGGAAGAGATCTTGCTCAAGGGCCATGCCTTTGAAGCCAGGATCTATGCTGAAGATCCAGATAATAATTTCATGCCAGGGGCTGGACCCTTATTGCATTTGTCTACACCGCCTTCTGATAGCTGTACCAGGATAGAAACTGGGGTAAGACAAG GGGATGAGGTTTCCATACATTATGACCCAATGATTGCTAAATTGGTTGTCTGGGCTGAGGATCGTCAAGCGGCTTTGAGGAAATTAAGATATTGCCTTCAACAATATAAT ATTGTAGGGCTGAACACTAATGTTAATTTCTTATTGAATCTTGCGGGCCACCCAGAGTTTGAAGCCGGAAATGTTCACACCAGTTTTATCCCTCAACATTGCGATGAGCTCTTTCCAGCCAAAGGAGCCATATCAAAGGCATCCTTGTGTCAGGCAGCTCTTGGACTCATCCTGAGAGAGAAAATGATGACAGATACTTTCAGGCTTCAGTCAGAAG ATAAGTTCTCCCCATTTGCATCCAGCAGTGGTAGAAGACTAAACATACCTTACATTAGAAACTTGACTCTTCTAGATGGTGAAAATA atgtGAATATGACTGTTACCTACAATCATGATGGATCATACAACATGCAG ATACAGGACCAGTCTTTCCATGTTTCTGGAAGTGTTTCAAGCGATGGTGGTTCAGATTACATAATATGTTCAGTAAATGGAGTTATTTGTAAATCCATGATAGTAATTTTGGACAATTCCATTCACCTCTTCTCACCG GAAGGCAGTGAGCGGATTGGTCTTCCTTTGCCAAAATACCTCTCTGGAACAAGTGCCATGGGAGATCAGGGTGGGGCTGTGGCCCCTATGACAGGGACAATAGAAAAG